DNA sequence from the Parasphaerochaeta coccoides DSM 17374 genome:
GGATGTTCTTGGCTATGAGAAAGTCGATTTCCTCGTCGATGTGCCGTGCATACCGGGAAAGTTCCGTAATCTTGGGCAGATAGTCCTTGTTGCCGGTCATCCGTGCCAAAGATTTGCTCGCCATGGAACGCACAGAAGACCATCGACCATCCAGAAGTTCTTCCAAAGCCTTGAGAGCCTTATCGTTGCGTCGATAAGAACCGAGCGCAGCAATGGCATCCATCTGAACGAATGAGTCATCATCCTTGGCCAAGGCAATCAAATCATCGACCAAGGTCATGCGGGGCTTGTCACCCAGTGCCCTGACCATTTCCAGCTTGTCCAAGGAATACGGCAGGGCAAGCTCAGCGCGGATTGCGCTCGTCGCGACTCCGGCCAGGTTCGTCCCCAGGGATACGACCAGAGCCTTACGTTCCAGAGGATCCACCACATGGTCGAGTCTTTCAATCTTGCTTAATGCCTGTAGGCCATGGAAACTGAACATTGCCCGTCCTGCGTCGCGGGTAGAATAGCTTCCATGTTCCTTGAGGATGGTTGCCAGAACCGAACCAAGGACAGTCATCAGCAACGCCAGCAGGAAAGTCAGCGAATAGTCATTGCCCAGATGGAAGGATGCCACTGACAGCAGTCCGTCAGGATGTCCGTTCCGAACCAAGATACCGCCCAGAACGCCGGAAACCAAGGCAAAGAAAGCAATGACGAAATTGCTCATCGCATTGAAAGGCACGGCCTCATTGTCCGGGATGATGTTTGACACCATTTTCTGAGCCATGATGTTGACAATGGCAAGTGAGAAATTGGACAGGAATCCCATCAGAAAAAATGCCCAGGCGCCAGCACCGCCGGGAAGGATAATCCAACCCAGGAAACTGATGCAGAGCAACCGCGCACCCCAGAGAATCAGAGGGCGGGAACCCAAGCGGTAACCCAGCCAGCGGGAGACGTATCCCGCCAGAATGACGGCAAAAGCAGCTACGACTGAATAGACAATGACCATGCTCTCCGACAGGTTGAGCACTACTCTCATGAACGGGACGGACAGGCCATTGATGACCGACACCCCGATGAACGTCCACCTGACCAGCAGGCGCAGAAGATGCTCCGGACGTTTCATCTCCTCACCGAGGATGGTGAACATGCTCCGCCCCTTGTGAACCTCAACCTTAGCTCTTCCGGGGATACGGGAAACGGTTATGGCGGCAATGGTATTGCCAATGACCCCCACCATCTGGAGAACCATGATGCCAAACTGACCGGAAAGCTGTCTGATGGAAGTCACCAATGAGCTGACCACGCGTGTCAGGATTGACGAAGCCTGGTAGGAGACGTTCAGTGTTCCTATCAGGTGGACTCGATTTCCCGCCGTACTGATTGATTTTAAGGTGTAATCATAAAATACCAGACCCAGCATCCTGAACAGGCAGAAAAGCGAATAGGTGGACAGGAGTATCGCCACCGATGCGGGGCCGTCCGGAATGAAGTATATCCCCAGGTACGCCAGGCAGACCAAGCCACGGAGCAGCCAGCAGAACGACTGCACCTTTACCATGTTCCGACCCTTGAAAAGCCGTGGGACAATGGGAAGCACGAAACCCATGATATGTATTACGGAGGAGATATACCCAAGTGCAAGGTTTCCCGCGCCGAACTGAACGGCGAGAAGATATACGAAAGTATCGCCGAGCAGACTGAAGGACGAGCCATTCCATGCCTCACACTGGTTCAGGTACTTCTGACCTTTTTTCTTTTCTTCCTCGTTCAGGTATTTCGTCTTTGCCACGTTGGCGTCACCCCATAAGATGGAAAATCATAAAAGACTTACAACTCTTTCCTGGAAGATACGATACGACTTATCAGGCCATAATCCCGCGCCTCGCCAGCATCAAGCCAGTGGTCACGTTCCGTGTCCTCCGCCACTTCCTCCACACTCTTTCCCGTAGCGGCGGCAATAACGCCGTCAAGTTTGGCGCGGAGCTTCTCTATCTGACGCGCGTGTATCTCGATATCAGTCGCCACGCCCTTCATCCCGCTGAGGGGCTGATGGATCAGATAAGTGGAATCCGGCAAGCCTACCCTTCTGTCCGCCGGAACGGACAGCAGGATCAACGCCGCAGCACTGGCGACCAATCCCATACCGATAATGGTGATCGGGCAAGAAACAAAACGGATCATGTCGTATATAGCATAGCCCGCGTCCACATCCCCTCCCGGAGAATTGATGTACAGGTAGACCGGCGCATCTCCATCCTCAGCCTCCATGACCAGCAATTGCCTAATCAGGCGATCGGCACATTCCTTGTCGATTTCTCCGGAAAGCAAAATGGAACGTGTCTTCAGGAGTTTATCGTTCAAGGCTGGATCCTGAGGAACCACGGGAGTCTTTTCTTCTTTGTCAGGCATGACGAGCCTCTTTCTCACAAATATATTCATGCCGGCTATTCTGTCGGCAACTATGTAAGTATACGAATAAAACATCCGTATGAAAAGGCACAATGTCGAAAGGAACAATGTTTTTCCCGGAAGGAAATCCTGGGAAATTCCGGAAGAAAATTCCGTCATCAGTCGGAAAATTTCATGTACCGGCCAGATTTCGCTTGGTTGTCGTACT
Encoded proteins:
- a CDS encoding HEAT repeat domain-containing protein → MAKTKYLNEEEKKKGQKYLNQCEAWNGSSFSLLGDTFVYLLAVQFGAGNLALGYISSVIHIMGFVLPIVPRLFKGRNMVKVQSFCWLLRGLVCLAYLGIYFIPDGPASVAILLSTYSLFCLFRMLGLVFYDYTLKSISTAGNRVHLIGTLNVSYQASSILTRVVSSLVTSIRQLSGQFGIMVLQMVGVIGNTIAAITVSRIPGRAKVEVHKGRSMFTILGEEMKRPEHLLRLLVRWTFIGVSVINGLSVPFMRVVLNLSESMVIVYSVVAAFAVILAGYVSRWLGYRLGSRPLILWGARLLCISFLGWIILPGGAGAWAFFLMGFLSNFSLAIVNIMAQKMVSNIIPDNEAVPFNAMSNFVIAFFALVSGVLGGILVRNGHPDGLLSVASFHLGNDYSLTFLLALLMTVLGSVLATILKEHGSYSTRDAGRAMFSFHGLQALSKIERLDHVVDPLERKALVVSLGTNLAGVATSAIRAELALPYSLDKLEMVRALGDKPRMTLVDDLIALAKDDDSFVQMDAIAALGSYRRNDKALKALEELLDGRWSSVRSMASKSLARMTGNKDYLPKITELSRYARHIDEEIDFLIAKNILDQNGLFYRDFFFAVKQNRSATFRRTRYTIMADFLRPHDTQLARIYQKWLNRDVQDYLTDFLDEARDVTDIDANYDTIFHDFSQENFPRIVSFCMGMVERASMIHDTRLGNLRAGILEARDWDVTVFDMQDAIALLYFGYFLMKNSR
- a CDS encoding ATP-dependent Clp protease proteolytic subunit, coding for MPDKEEKTPVVPQDPALNDKLLKTRSILLSGEIDKECADRLIRQLLVMEAEDGDAPVYLYINSPGGDVDAGYAIYDMIRFVSCPITIIGMGLVASAAALILLSVPADRRVGLPDSTYLIHQPLSGMKGVATDIEIHARQIEKLRAKLDGVIAAATGKSVEEVAEDTERDHWLDAGEARDYGLISRIVSSRKEL